CGTGGAATAGACTTGTAGTGAAGAAAACTATGATTTTTCAGATCATTTTTAGTCTAAGCAATTTCTCaaattatcactattattgtaGAGTTCTTTTGTAGCTTTGAGTTTACTTTATCTTATTTATGTTTAGTCATAGAATTActttttattacaaacataaaaCAGGCGGCTACTTATAATTAAGGTTGATTTATGTTGTTTAACATTGAACAAGACCTTCCATCTGTTAAATTTTCATATGTGTTTTATGGAATCAAATTATAGGGCTTGAATTCTAGCAATATACTCTCACAGTTGTATAGAACTACATTATTTTTGTGATATATAACGCATGAGCCTTGCGTTATAAAAACTTTATCCACATTCAGTATTTACCCGcctctaaaaataaaaacatggtaCTAATTTTTTGTTAAGACTTACTATATGTATGCTACGCTAATCAACTACCTGTTTATAGCACAAATGTCTGAAACATACtaaagattatttttatgaactTGTTCATGAAAATTATACTTTAATTGATCAGCGCTTATAATTAAAATACATATAGATGAGAACTCCGTGTTTATGAGAGTGTATGGGTTTTAGTTATTGCTTATTTTGTACCATCAACCAATGACAGTTAATGAGTTTTTATAGGAATAAATTTGGAAAATCTAGTATAAGAGTATAAGAGTTGCAGGCAAATATACTCTAGAATGAACCTTGGCCTATCTAACATTATCTACAAGtgtaaacatttttagttttaaaactaaattgaTTTATGCTTTTAATCAGTGTTCGTTTGAAAAAAAGggttaaataataataatattattatcattatgaaTAGTAATGATAGTTTAATAGtcatgaataataataataatattattatatatagcaatTAGATACTTTCAGTGCAAGTTCTTATAACACTTGCAATGAGTTTTAATTGCTAACAGCCACCTTTTCATTGTTAGGGAAAGACAAGGCAGATATCATGGCTAGCTACACCGTTGACTGCTCAGGATATGTCAGCAGTAATGAACGAGGAAAATTGATCTACGCAGCAGCTGCTGCCAATAAACAGATGGTTCAAAGAATGTGTGGGAAAAGTAAGCACTGCCACTACCTTTCTGTATGTGTTTTGGAAGAGCCcagattgtttttgtttaagCAATTACTCATGCTATAGCCCTGCTAGCTACAACTGAATTGTTAGGCTAGCAGCAAAGGCTGGATAGcaaagattttataaaaatccTGACATAAGTACTAGTTGGTTGTCTCCTCCCAATCACAAGAATGAAGGCTTTTCGAAGTTAACTTATTATATCCAAATAGCACGCTGCTGCTAGCGCTTGAATTTACTGAGCAGTCTAACGAATTCTGCCATTTTCATTTAATTGTGTTGAGCACTTTGTTTCATAGCTTATGCTCTAGAAATGCTGTCAGACAAACCCTTTAAATTCTAATTTCATGGATCAAGTTAGTTGTAATTATGGCTAATGTTGTTAGCACCATAGATAGGGTTTGTCTCGCCTTACCACTGACAACTCACAAAGGCTACAAAACAGCTGGCTGTCTGGAAGGAAGTATCGGTGTCTGATGGTTGCATcgattaaatattatttttatttattagttaaaaatatttatttgctcaTTTTATCAGATCTAACCGAGTCAaagttggtaaattattaaaattacaaGATGTTACCAGCTGAATGTCTTTATTCCTTTCTAAACCAAAACAAGATAAAATTTAGTTCCTTAGTACATTCGTGTATGCTTTTCTACAGTTTGTTTGGTAATCGGAGAACCTGCTATCACTTGCCAGGTTAATGAAATGATCGTGAAATGGCAAGTTAGTACACCATACCGTAAAGTAAAATCACAAGTATTCAAGAGGAGATTTGAGAGTAGAACACACTGTGCGAAGAACTGGCTGTTATCTATCACCCCGGATCCGAATATACCGTAAGTGTATACCATTAATGACTTCTAGGAGGTTCACCATATAGCGTATAGCATATACCATCCTACAACTATAGCATCCTACAACTATATGCTATTATTTTATAGCTATTTTAAACACCTGAAACCTTTGCTGTTGTTTTAAAATCTAATTAATATAATCTAGTTGGGTGGTTCTCAACCATCTTAAAAACCTAGTTTTTTGTTAACCTTTTCGCTGAACCCAACAGTTTCATATGCACTTTTACCAAAGCTTTCTGTTTTGAGAAACTAAGTGAATACTCAACCTTGCATAAGTAATAAAGAATTTTTGAGcagaaaaaactttttagtCAACATAcaaaacatttacttttccaactttcaaaatAAGGTGTTCTGTTAACTTctgttttacttgtttttttatGTGTATCGTTTTTTTTGTGCACGGTGTTTGTTTCTGGGTAATTTATACTGTACCAATTGCAGTGTCTCCTACGGCTCTATActgattataatatatttgttagtGATGTAAGTGTTAACATTTTTTAAGTATAGACACCCTTTTTTTAGCATAACTTCATGTTTAACGCTAGCTGAAGCATTaagcgtgaagccatgaaaaattagcaggtgtaataagtatgataTGCACAATCATTCATTAATTGTTCACAAGTAATCAATCAAATTAATCCTTAGTCACAATTATTTGGATGCTTAGTGAAACGGATAGCACACCTGTCTGTAGAACTAAAGGTTCCGAGTTCAAGCTCAGCGCAGAGCGGATTTTTTGTTCTTATAACTTCATTGCCATCACTGGGCACACAAAcgaaagacaaacactgagatttatagataaaaTTAAATAGAATTTTTTTCGTTTTCAAGAAATAGATTTCTGGTTTACTGGTGCACAAAATCAACTGTGCATTAACATTACTGTGTTCAAAGAACAAAAGCAATGCAATTCATGAACTTACAACAAATTACCTATCTTTCCATAAAAACATGGCCTTCCAAATCAGTGTGATTTCTGCAGAAGCTTTTGAGAGATCACTTATGTGTCTtgacttcaaccaaacatctgAGACTAACTCACCTAACTCTCATGGTTCGATTGAACTCTAAGGACCGGTGCTCTAGAATAAAACTTGATTATTTAGGTACTTGAGTtttagaggttgacttgcaacaaaattcacattacagttatttggtattaaaagatttaccatgtcttactctgttgtaggtttaaaatatgtggaaatgtgattacaagattttaagagctcaaaaacgaactgatgatcgcagccatcacgaaaccgctgtagatcggaatcagtttatttttctgacataGTCACTACagttggttattgttttgacacgtgatgttctcacgtaaattgaaaggccaataaaaggctctatataaaacttcttgtagcactagtttatgacaagcacttcgggttttaccaaagaccccgtatcaattatatatgctcactactttacagttttgtttcggcttggtctaatcatttagtcgtaatctgatcatgtaccccatacttcacaaataatttctgcagcattttttgattatcacaggtgaccaacaggctcctcatgttcatcagacaatgatatgtactccttcgagctagggttgaaaaattaaacgaatttttatggtaggttataGGGTAATAGTGCTAaaggtgacagcattacaaagaCCATAAAATAGACGCTTATGAACAATAGACAtgcttttattgaatgcgtgaagtacatttgtgaaaatatttcaacgaatgaggttgcgtgaaagtgtaaacggaagccatcttgtacaactatgtcccatttgagccgttttcaGAAATACattctaatctacagcagtTTTGTGATGAcgacgattaactgttggtttttgagcttttaagagcttgtaatcacatttccacatattttgcacctacaaaacagcagagtaagacatggcgaatctgttcatatcaaataactgtaatgggaattttgttgcaagtcaacctttaaaaacgACACAGTCAAGTTGACACAAACCGTAAACATGCAGTACAACTACCTAGTATTCGAATTGATGGGATTGTTTGTGTTATTTCCATTTTTCCTTTCTGGCTTTCACGCTGTATCATTTTGATAAAGTTTGGATACAGTATTTGTTGTTCCAGTCTGAGTACTCTTGCGTTTCACCTTTCACCtttgaagttttaaaagtaGCAATCAAAACATAAATCAAAACATATCTTAAGATTGCTCAGTCTTTTgccatgtttgattaaaattgcatatgagaatattattattttgcgATTACATCAAACAAACAAGCATAAGCAAAACATTGTTAAAATAAGAAAAGCAAAAGATATTTCACTTCAAGAGATAATGTAATAATTGATTATCTTGCACTATCAAAATGCTTAATATGATATAATGATAAATAATCATATGCTTACTCTTCATTCTTTAACAACACATTTTACTTTTGGCATTAGGTGCAGGACTCACTACAAACTGGTGTGTATTCTAACACCATCCAATCCTATAAGTACTACAATTCTTTAGGGAACAGCCATAAGTTACCTACTTCAATTACCACTCTATTTCGTAATACTACTTTCATTACAATGACTAGTTTGTCTTTATACTTTcactatatatatttcatcgTTTCTTTTAAACAGTTCATTATATTTCAAAGATGTAGTTATTTTATCTCGTTTTCcttttattataacttttttgtttaatttttatagCATTCGTTTGTAAAACATATCAAATGACTTTTATCTATATGCGAATGTTAAGACTTCATTTAAGATGAAAATGATCTGCGCATATCTAACCACGGTTTGTTGGTTTTTGCAGCTTTGCATTTCCGAGAGAGTAGGGCCAATCGATGGTGAGAATTGTAGCGGCATAGAAAAGCCCTCTGCTTGCCTGTTCATTCACCATCGTTTCATCACTCGGAAAGTTGACGACGATTTAATTTGAACTACTGACAGTTTCCTATTTTTTCTTTGCTATGCTTTTTAGTGATgatcattttatataacatgtatCTTTCAACTACAATACAAACTGTTTTGTCAAATCTAAGATACAGCTCAACGCTGGTGGTAAACAATAAACACTAATAGCAATCCAATTAAACTTTCTTTTATTGTGTTTTATTGGCCAAAGTATTCTATGATTAACTGAATGTATCTCATTTATGAATTTACACAGAATTTACATTATTTGACTTAATTAAATGacatttaattacaaaaattttcTCTAAAACTGCCATTAGCTCAACAAAAAAGGTTTAAGCCTTGTAATagcttaaatacatgtatttatgttatGCAATAGTATCTTATTagctatgatataatatgttAGCTTGATTATCCACATTATATAAGTAGCATTTATAGGTCCAATATCAACATTTTATAAGCATTTATAGGTCAATTATCTTAAAACTATTAAGCATTTATAGGTCAAATATTTAGATTTTATAAGCATTTATAGGTCAAGTATCTTAGATTTTACAAGCATTTATGAATCAAATATCCACATTATATAAGCAgttctacatatacatgtgggtatatacataaatatgtgtataggttacatatgtacatatatgtaagtgcatgtatgtatatacatgtatgtctgtatgtacatatgcgtatgtacatatacgtatgcacatatacatatatacatacatgtatacatatttacatttatgtgtgtacatatacgtatgtacatatatgtatacgcatatacgtatgtacatttacatatgtatgtaaatatatgtatgtgcatatatgtatgtacatgtatgtacatatatgtatgcacatatatttatatacatacttatgtatgtatgtacatacgtacatacatacacgcatacacgcatacacgcaaacacgcatacacgcatacacgtatacacgcatacacgcatacacgcatacacgtatacacgcatacacgcatacacgcatacacgcatacacacatacatacatacacacatacacaaaacatacacgcatacacgcatacgcgcatacacgcatacatacatacagacatacagacaaacatatatacatacatacagacatacagacatacagacatgcagacatacagacatacagacatacatacatacatacacacatacacacatacatacatgcatacatgcatacatgcatacatgcatacatgcatacatgcatacatgcatacatgcatacatgcatacatgcatacatgcatacatgcatacatgcatacatgcatacatgcatacatgcatacatgcatacatacatacatacatacatgcatacatacatacatacatacatacatacatacatacatacatacatacatacatacatacatacatatgtatgcatcTGAACATTTTTATGGACATACGCATGCCTattcatacatatacatatatactgtacgtactagctgtactacccggggTTGCCTAGGTAatgaaaaaaactgaacagaaaattgatttgtatttaacatataacaacatttgccattctaactttcaaactacataccatgagagaagtgttttgtgtagctgaaatacattaggagagaaaataaaaacaactgtaaaagttttcaaacaactgtaactttcaaaattcataacgtgaggaaaaggttttgtgcaggacaactaaattaaaaataactaaaacaactgcaaaagttttcaaaccactgtgaatttaaaatttcataactcgAAAGAAGTGCTTTGTTGAATTGAAATAATTGAAACAAATtagaagcaaaaataaaaatgtaaaggcgTTTAAATGGAAacgtgaaatcattagcaagtaatggccaaatatagtctattttgctacaattacaataaaaattatttggtatacaattatatgagtTCAGTTCGTTTCAGAGTTGGCATGCAGAAACTTTGCATGTAGGCCAatatagtaggctataggtactaatcatcatcattaaaaatagtgctaaaatactatgttaaccttagtaactataggtacccaCAATGGCTTTAGtgaattttgtggttatgatctgcgtgcccaagataatataacgttacaatgtactatgtggagAGTTTGTACCTTCGAAACaggcgtgtaacataaacgctgaatctaacttaagtgaatttagtttactaaacacatacttgaaataAGTTTTAGCATGTACTTTGGTAAaccttaaacttttaacattagTTTTATCATTGCGAAACATTTCTGTTTTAACGGATTCCGGATTTACTGTATAACGAATACtgataactcgccatggcaagttcagcaGTGTATATCTTTTTACAACATATATAGTCAGTACaccaatcgccaaattttaagttcgagataaattattgttgatgtcATGAGGCTGAATAATTTAGTCCTAACGAAAAATGACAaataagcatcgcgttgcatatacaTAGattccaaaatatttctgaacagaagCATCGTACCTCATCGAGGCAAGGCTAAAATGATTAGTACACGCATGGGGTATGCGTTCTATGATTAACTGATTGCAATGGCATTTTGGCTCAGTGGTAGTGCGTGTGTCCGGATAAGATCTTTGTTGGTGCGTtcgtcatgagttcaaatccatcagacaGCAGAATTTTATCatcaagattttaaaatctatagCGTGAAGGacatacatactttgaaaaatacagatatttatatatacatacgtaaatgtgtattgtatatatgtatacatgcgtATAGATATGCATTTATTCGCATAATTATGTGAACATATATAGGAAAAAACAATCCTCTTCGAACTAGAATTGAACTAAAAACCTCAGTTCTACAGACAGCTGAGCTAACTGGGCTACGCTGtgcttgccatactatggaataattgtgcacacaaGTCATGTGTGCACAACATGAAAATCTTGTGTAATCAAGTACACACATTTGAAGcgcttttaaactttttttatcacCCATGCAGAAACGGGTATTCACCTAGTTTATATCTATGTTTGTATAGTATGTTATGATAGACTTTGCAGACCAGAGTTTCCAAAGTTAAGTTTGTTAGTATCATGCGCTTTATGCACTCACATCAAGGTATTTGCATCTAGTAAGCAAAAGTGACAACTACATCGGAAGTTTTTATCTTACATGAATAAAATGGCTACTCTTAGTGAGTATGTGGTTAAACATCTGCGAGGCTAAGTGCAAACTTGAGTACTTAAGATGACTTGAATTAACGGCATTCTCTAATAAGGATTTGTTAGCCATATTTTAACTAAAATGTTATCCACTTGCTGGCAGAATTCTATTAAGAACAAGGGTCAACTTTTGACTTATATTCTCTATTTAAACTCGTGTAATGGTGTCACATTTTGAACTTAATTTTTGTACCTATTGATTGcattaattaaaaatagcaCACAAGTATTCTAAATTAGTGTTTCTTTTTGACGCAATATTTCTAGTTACAAAAAACTATATGTTTAATGTTTAAAGCTAAAGTCTTTATTAGTTAAAAATACGTAAACACTGAAGCCCAACTAGTAATACACTTCCAAGAATTTAGACAATAGCTCAAACAGTCCACTgctgaaaaattgtttttccAAGTTGAGGATTAAAAAGTGGTCATGGATTTATATCGTAATCTAAAAACTTTAGTTATATCTGATtgctaaaagttttttttcagcAGTTGCTAGATTTTTAAGTAGATAACTTTTGATTGGATGCGTAAAATTGTGTTATATTTAACATTGGCAATTTAAAATTGACACATTAGTTGCCTAAAATAAGTGTTAAT
The sequence above is drawn from the Watersipora subatra chromosome 5, tzWatSuba1.1, whole genome shotgun sequence genome and encodes:
- the LOC137397616 gene encoding uncharacterized protein, yielding MSGEAAEPVPETTTAKIGKDKADIMASYTVDCSGYVSSNERGKLIYAAAAANKQMVQRMCGKICLVIGEPAITCQVNEMIVKWQVSTPYRKVKSQVFKRRFESRTHCAKNWLLSITPDPNIPFAFPRE